One window from the genome of Malus domestica chromosome 01, GDT2T_hap1 encodes:
- the LOC103404864 gene encoding origin of replication complex subunit 5 codes for MGKEESPKTTRRTTRSSALATPSKNVVEETKASSSHPPTLSDLVLGEKGESFSADDLLSSFPGRRNQILELLRLLGPQNSPMFPVFVYGGTSTGKTSIVVETFRHLKRPLVYSSCLTCYNPRILFESVLNQLFLHRKNAANGYSSAKRCESPSDFVNFLRDALVSILVNTKGNSGKVTSKRSGKSNGNMIYLVFDNLERLRGWDKGSTILPLLFNLYDILKMPEVGLIFISSASPDTYYSNMGYVEPIPLYLPDYTQDDLQKIFMRNQANKKLYSSFLSVVLRPFCRITRRVDELSSAFSPLFTKYCEPITDLNVVPNKETNQRLYNFFRPHIAPALNETFKVSSQQSPEVEVKERKGKGGTRKSRDFEVEELDFHMPTSAKYLLIAAFLASRNPATLDSSLFDSTGGSNSRKRKRKLSDKSMEQKETAEQELLLNPGSFPMERLLAIFQCITSVGEGPLDEEEQEDGGLGIQDGNGGLMSDVLLQLSSLCSANFIVTGGSCPLEGSTRYRSTVSEDMALKVARSIKFPLSKYIYR; via the exons ATGGGTAAAGAGGAAAGTCCGAAAACCACAAGGAGAACAACCAGATCCTCCGCTTTAGCTACCCCTTCAAAGAATGTAGTTGAAGAAACTAAAGCAAGTAGTTCGCACCCGCCAACTCTCAGTGACCTAGTATTGGGTGAAAAAGGAGAATCCTTTAGTGCCGATgatcttttgtctagttttcCTGGAAGACGTAATCAAATATTGGAGCTTCTGCGCCTTCTGGGTCCACAGAACTCTCCCATGTTTCCTGTCTTTGTGTATGGAGGCACTTCTACCGGGAAAACCAGTATTGTTGTAGAGACATTTAGGCATCTTAAGCGCCCTTTAGTTTATTCAAGCTGCCTTACCTGTTATAATCCTCGAATCTTGTTTGAATCCGTTCTGAACCAACTATTTCTTCACCGAAAGAATGCAGCAAATGGTTATTCTAGTGCAAAGCGCTGTGAAAGCCCATCtgattttgttaattttcttcGCGATGCCTTGGTCAGCATTCTGGTTAATACTAAGGGAAACTCGGGGAAAGTAACCTCCAAAAGGTCAGGAAAGTCTAATGGAAATATGATCTACTTGGTCTTTGACAATTTGGAGCGTCTTAGAGGATGGGATAAAGGTTCCACTATATTACCTTTACTATTTAATCTCTATGACATTTTGAAAATGCCTGAGGTCGGTCTTATCTTTATCAGCAGTGCCTCGCCAGATACATATTACTCAAATATGGGCTATGTGGAGCCTATCCCTCTATATCTTCCTGATTATACACAAGATGATCTGCAGAAAATCTTCATGAGAAACCAGGCAAACAAAAAGCTTTACTCCTCTTTTCTCAG TGTTGTGCTAAGGCCCTTCTGTAGAATTACCAGACGGGTGGACGAGCTTTCTTCTGCCTTTTCACCATTATTCACAAAATATTGTGAACCCATCACTGATCTGAATGTTGTTCCCAATAAAGAGACGAACCAAAGGCTGTACAATTTTTTTCGTCCCCATATTGCTCCTGCACTGAATGAGACATTTAAGGTTTCGTCGCAGCAATCCCCCGAAGTTGAAGTTAaggagagaaaaggaaaggggGGCACAAGGAAATCCAGAgattttgaagttgaagaattagaTTTCCATATGCCTACTTCCGCCAAATATCTTCTTATTGCAGCATTCCTTGCTTCAAGAAACCCAGCTACCCTTGATTCATCCCTGTTTGATTCTACAGGAGGTTCTAATAGTCGAAAACGAAAGAGGAA GCTTTCGGACAAGTCAATGGAACAGAAGGAAACTGCAGAACAGGAATTGCTTTTGAATCCTGGATCATTCCCAATGGAAAGGTTATTAGCCATATTTCAGTGCATTACATCTGTAGGAGAAGGTCCTCTTGATGAGGAGGAACAAGAAGATGGTGGGTTAGGCATTCAAGATGGGAATGGCGGGCTCATGTCTGATGTTCTCTTACAACTGTCCAGTCTCTGCAGTGCTAATTTTATTGTCACTGGTGGAAGCTGCCCGCTGGAAGGCTCAACTCGATATCGATCGACAGTGAGTGAAGATATGGCTCTTAAG GTAGCAAGGAGTATTAAGTTTCCTCTCTCAAAGTATATATACAGATGA
- the LOC103405230 gene encoding ATG8-interacting protein 1 → MADNEEREESTVRGKMADNEEGEESTARGNGWEVVQLTASTYAAAPGPGGIELSNEDQSDTYGEHAESSRALFMSGHFAFPPSQHENLPLESDRSEIHNEHLDSDVLAEIGIEEGGRSSGKEEETLTLKGLNVPDEFAGKQSVYDKDNMQLIGDTEFEEGLILAHKDQIIIDAATYHFDGETDLGSLTHFGESPTIPGLEEPSEQGLGFSEDIMQSPRSQKDDKLDVSRLPCGAWWKRRAASLYSHAKEANAVWSIFVAAAVMGLVLLGQRWQNERWLALQQKWLLSVNDQKTGRMIGPISRLKDVIVSSHRRGSFIGSGSSSEA, encoded by the exons ATGGCAGATaatgaggagagagaggaaagcACTGTGCGGGGTAAGATGGCAGATAACGAGGAGGGGGAGGAAAGTACTGCTCGTGGGAATGGATGGGAAGTTGTACAACTTACAGCATCTACGTATGCTGCTGCTCCTGGTCCAGGAGGAATTGAGTTGAGCAATGAGGATCAGAGTGATACCTATGGTGAGCATGCTGAATCTTCTCGTGCTCTTTTCATGTCTGGTCACTTTGCTTTTCCACCCAGTCAGCATGAGAATTTGCCGTTGGAGTCCGATAGAAGTGAAATTCATAATGAACATTTGGACAGTGATGTCTTAGCTGAGATAGGTATTGAAGAAGGAGGTAGGTCAAGTGGAAAGGAGGAAGAAACTTTGACTTTGAAAGGGTTGAATGTGCCAGATGAGTTTGCAGGAAAACAGTCTGTATATGATAAGGATAACATGCAATTGATTGGTGATACAGAGTTTGAAGAAGGTTTAATTTTGGCTCACAAAGATCAGATTATAATCGATGCTGCTACATATCATTTTGACGGTGAAACAGATCTTGGCAGCTTAACTCATTTTGGTGAGAGTCCCACTATTCCTGGACTCGAGGAACCTTCAGAACAAGGTTTAGGTTTCTCTGAGGACATCATGCAATCCCCAAGGTCTCAGAAAGATGATAAACTTGATGTTTCTCGCCTGCCCTGTGGAGCTTGGTGGAAAAGAAGAGCTGCTTCCTTGTATTCTCATGCAAAAGAAGCAAATGCAGTTTGGTCTATTTTCGTAGCAGCAGCTGTGATGGGGCTTGTGTTACTTGGGCAGCGGTGGCAAAATGAAAGGTGGCTGGCTCTACAGCAAAAATGGCTGTTGAGCGTCAATGATCAG AAAACAGGAAGGATGATTGGTCCCATATCCCGTCTTAAAGACGTTATAGTGAGCAGCCACCGCCGAGGATCCTTTATCGGGAGCGGCTCCTCAAGCGAGGCTTAA
- the LOC103406175 gene encoding uncharacterized protein, producing MGDLYALDFDGVLCDSCGESSQSAVKAAKVRWPTLFNGVDSALEDWVLEQMYIVRPVVETGYENLLLVRLLLEMRIPSIRKSSVADGLTVDGILDKWSELKPVIMAEWGEERDALIHLFGKVRDEWMDEDLKTWIGANRLYPGVPDALRFASSTIYIVTTKQSRFADALLRELAGVTIPPEKIFGLGSGPKVEVLKQIQKKPEHQGLKLHFVEDRLATLKNVIKEPELDGWNLYLGNWGYNTQKEREEAATIPRIQIVELSEFSKKLK from the exons atgggggatTTATACGCTCTGGATTTTGATGGAGTTTTGTGTGATAGCTGCGGAGAGAGCTCCCAATCTGCTGTGAAG GCTGCTAAAGTGAGATGGCCAACTCTATTCAACGGCGTGGATTCAGCTTTGGAGGATTGGGTTCTTGAGCAGATGTACATA GTGAGACCTGTGGTGGAAACAGGGTATGAGAACCTGCTACTAGTGAGGTTGCTGCTGGAAATGAGGATACCTTCTATAAGGAAGTCCTCCGTAGCGGACGGGCTCACGGTGGATGGGATACTGGACAAGTGGTCGGAACTGAAGCCGGTGATCATGGCAGAATGGGGTGAAGAAAGGGATGCGCTTATTCATCTTTTCGGGAAGGTCAGGGATGAATGGATGGACGAGGACTTGAAAACTTGGATTGGTGCAAATAG ATTATATCCAGGCGTTCCTGATGCTCTAAGATTTGCAAGCTCAACCATATACATAGTCACCACAAAACAG AGCCGATTCGCTGATGCTTTGCTGCGAGAACTTGCAGGAGTGACGATACCGCCTGAAAAGATATTTGGTCTTGGCAGTGG TCCAAAGGTAGAAGTATTGAAGCAAATTCAAAAGAAACCAGAACATCAGGGACTGAAACTGCA CTTTGTCGAAGATCGTTTGGCAACCCTAAAGAATGTCATCAAAGAACCTGAATTGGATGGTTGGAATTTGTATCTAG GGAATTGGGGGTACAATACGCAGAAAGAGAGGGAGGAAGCAGCTACAATTCCCAGGATTCAGATCGTCGAGCTTTCTGAATTCAGTAAGAAGTTGAAGTAG
- the LOC103405140 gene encoding uncharacterized protein has translation MANPTPPVPFLLALLLLLILPFIFSPSGEFVRFAEAGKRRVHITDDLDDVLDDEEDDTWKEWGKKTKPSSDFDPPPDLSKMDMSQIQAEMMKRQTGPAFGFVKLRMGEKRTRDTVAELAMKWTQVLRTGAIEARFMGVDLNTIMFNMERGQDTTELKEFALKQPEAYEIKIGDQVFRRPGDPPLEELVEKLRDEKKRKESDSATESNIHLKEEL, from the exons ATGGCAAACCCAACACCTCCAGTCCCCTTTCTCCTcgcccttctcctcctccttattCTGCCCTTCATCTTTTCCCCAAGTGGCGAATTCGTCCGGTTCGCCGAGGCGGGAAAGCGCAGAGTCCACATCACCGACGACCTGGACGACGTCCTTGACGACGAGGAGGACGACACCTGGAAAGAATGGGGCAAGAAAACGAAACCCTCTTCCGATTTTGATCCGCCGCCCGATTTGTCGAAGATGGACATGTCGCAGATACAGGCGGAGATGATGAAACGGCAAACCGGGCCGGCTTTCGGGTTCGTGAAGCTGCGGATGGGCGAGAAGCGGACTCGG GATACAGTGGCCGAGCTTGCTATGAAGTGGACTCAAGTTCTGAGGACCGGAGCAATTGAGGCAAGGTTCATGGGTGTTGATCTAAACACGATCATGTTCAACATGGAAAGAGGCCAAGACACAACAGAG TTGAAGGAGTTTGCGTTGAAACAACCAGAGGCCTATGAGATAAAGATTGGCGATCAAGTTTTTCGAAGACCAGGAGATCCTCCTTTAGAGGAACTCGTTGAGAAGCTCCGGgatgagaaaaagagaaaggagaGTGACAGTGCAACAGAGAGCAATATACATTTGAAAGAGGAATTGTAG